The bacterium genome includes a window with the following:
- a CDS encoding AbrB/MazE/SpoVT family DNA-binding domain-containing protein: protein MSIATVGARYQIVIPAKERKRIGLKPNQKVNVTADRDCIIVEPIGSQSLRGITRELNDGTDAAAYINKLRNEWNTRR from the coding sequence ATGTCTATTGCAACTGTCGGTGCGCGATATCAAATTGTAATTCCGGCAAAGGAAAGAAAACGTATCGGATTAAAACCTAATCAGAAAGTTAATGTAACAGCTGACCGGGATTGTATAATTGTCGAACCTATAGGTTCACAATCACTCCGCGGTATTACCCGGGAACTTAATGACGGAACTGATGCTGCAGCTTATATTAATAAATTAAGAAATGAATGGAATACGCGCCGATGA
- a CDS encoding PIN domain-containing protein has protein sequence MKIPEGLQKRDGVVIDTTVFIYLFEDHPRYGLIAEYIIEQIENNIFKAVITPVTVAEIIVKPLSLNRPDLADRCRNALHRFKNITIVDFSYKAGELAGALKAAYNLPLPDMIQAAISMQYSSPALITNDKAMARIKEIDVYQLNMFI, from the coding sequence ATGAAAATCCCCGAAGGTCTGCAAAAACGGGACGGTGTAGTGATTGATACCACTGTCTTTATTTATCTGTTTGAAGATCATCCCCGATATGGCCTGATTGCCGAATATATTATTGAACAGATTGAAAATAATATTTTTAAAGCTGTAATAACACCTGTTACTGTTGCTGAAATTATTGTTAAGCCATTATCTCTTAACCGGCCGGATTTAGCCGACAGGTGCCGCAATGCACTGCACAGGTTTAAAAATATTACAATAGTTGATTTTTCATATAAAGCAGGTGAACTTGCAGGTGCTTTAAAAGCAGCGTATAATCTTCCTTTGCCGGATATGATTCAAGCGGCAATTTCCATGCAGTACTCATCACCTGCCCTGATTACAAATGATAAAGCCATGGCCCGTATTAAAGAAATTGATGTTTATCAATTAAATATGTTCATATAA